The Rhodocytophaga rosea genome has a segment encoding these proteins:
- the folK gene encoding 2-amino-4-hydroxy-6-hydroxymethyldihydropteridine diphosphokinase has product MATISYLLLGSNLGSKQLNLEQARTLLSLQAGNITKQSAVYQTLAWGNTDQPAFLNQVLEIQTDLSPQMLLQKINEIEKNLGRERRARWESRLIDIDILYFNTLVVETEVLIIPHPQIAYRRFTLVPLAEIAPDYIHPVLQQTNLQLLQNCPDTLDVRVVT; this is encoded by the coding sequence ATGGCAACTATTTCATATTTATTGCTGGGCAGTAATCTGGGTAGCAAACAGCTAAATCTCGAACAAGCCAGAACACTACTCTCCTTACAAGCTGGAAATATCACTAAGCAGTCGGCTGTGTATCAAACGCTTGCCTGGGGAAATACTGATCAGCCGGCCTTTCTGAACCAGGTACTTGAGATACAAACTGATCTAAGCCCTCAAATGTTGCTTCAAAAAATCAATGAAATTGAAAAGAATTTGGGCCGGGAGCGGCGAGCCCGCTGGGAATCCCGGTTGATTGATATTGATATTCTATACTTTAATACGCTGGTAGTCGAAACGGAAGTTCTAATCATTCCACATCCGCAAATCGCTTACAGGCGTTTCACCCTGGTACCTTTGGCTGAAATCGCCCCTGATTATATTCATCCGGTATTACAACAAACCAATTTGCAATTGCTTCAAAATTGCCCGGATACGCTGGATGTACGTGTTGTTACTTAG
- a CDS encoding thiol-disulfide oxidoreductase DCC family protein, giving the protein MYTILFDGVCNLCNASVNFIIDRDTHNKFVFAALQSESGQKAIQKCKIAIPQNDYDSLILIKGDKVFKKSTAALKIASELSGGWPLFYLFIVIPAPVRDIFYTLIAKNRYKLFGRSDSCRLPSAELNRKFI; this is encoded by the coding sequence ATGTATACTATACTATTTGATGGGGTTTGTAACTTGTGTAATGCCAGTGTAAACTTTATAATTGACCGGGATACACACAATAAATTTGTGTTTGCTGCGCTTCAATCAGAAAGCGGACAAAAAGCTATACAAAAATGCAAAATTGCTATCCCTCAGAACGATTACGACAGCTTGATATTAATCAAAGGAGACAAAGTATTTAAAAAATCCACAGCAGCTTTAAAGATAGCGAGTGAATTAAGTGGTGGGTGGCCACTGTTTTATCTATTCATAGTTATACCAGCACCCGTTCGGGATATTTTTTATACACTTATTGCTAAAAACCGATATAAATTATTTGGCAGAAGTGACTCCTGCCGCTTGCCAAGCGCTGAATTGAATCGTAAGTTTATTTAA
- a CDS encoding polysaccharide biosynthesis protein has protein sequence MKPLPVYSLIKVIPRWTILQIDIIICLISIFLAFLLRFNFELSHIEWPSFSLAAILVVSLKLVFFLITKSFAGIIKYTSVEDAKRIFYALTYSLLILLLIDLIYYYYTQIYIIPVSILIIDYCVSMLSMAAFRILVKIIYFEWKNQQSSQSSEKVNIIIYGAGEAGVITKRTISQDKDNNMNVVAFLDDDPAKVKNTIDGVPIYQNTADNLSRIIRQKQVEVLIIAIQGISPERKKEIIDYCLAFGVQARSIPPVQKWINGELSLKQIKDVNIEDVLGRDPISLDKSKISKDIEGKTIMITGAAGSIGSELTHQILPFLPKKLVLVDQAESALYDLELELSEMPVKINFETRICNITNANRMEKIFRNYKPDIVFHAAAYKHVPVMEDNPSEAVLTNILGTKIVADLSAKHGVEKFVMISTDKAVNPTSVMGASKRVAEIYIQSLNNHLAQKPSPVQRTTRFITTRFGNVLGSNGSVIPRFRKQIAQGGPVTITHPDITRYFMTIPEACQLVLEAGSMGEGGEIFLFDMGKSIKIVDLAKKMIKLSGLTLGKDIQLVFTGLRPGEKLYEELLSNEENTKPTHHPQILIAKVRKYDFQLIQEQLMDLSNLLPLHNNEAVILCMKKIVPEYISQNSVYEKLDNPQPSVN, from the coding sequence ATGAAACCACTACCGGTATATAGCCTGATTAAAGTAATACCCCGATGGACTATCCTTCAGATAGATATAATTATTTGCCTGATTTCTATTTTCTTAGCCTTTTTATTACGATTTAATTTTGAATTATCCCATATAGAATGGCCCTCATTTTCACTGGCTGCTATACTGGTGGTTTCTTTAAAGCTGGTATTTTTTCTGATTACCAAGAGCTTTGCAGGCATTATAAAATATACCAGTGTAGAAGATGCCAAGCGCATTTTTTATGCATTGACCTATAGTTTGCTGATCCTCCTGCTAATAGATTTGATATATTATTATTATACCCAGATATATATTATCCCGGTTTCTATTCTCATTATAGATTATTGTGTGTCTATGCTCAGCATGGCTGCCTTCCGGATTCTGGTTAAGATCATTTATTTTGAATGGAAAAACCAGCAGAGCAGCCAGTCGAGCGAGAAAGTGAATATAATTATTTATGGTGCTGGAGAAGCTGGTGTAATTACTAAACGCACCATTTCGCAGGACAAAGATAATAATATGAATGTAGTGGCTTTTCTGGATGATGATCCTGCAAAGGTAAAAAACACCATTGATGGCGTTCCTATCTATCAGAATACAGCGGATAATTTATCGAGGATAATCCGTCAGAAGCAGGTAGAAGTGCTTATTATTGCTATCCAGGGAATTTCACCTGAACGAAAAAAGGAGATCATTGATTATTGCCTGGCTTTTGGTGTACAAGCCAGAAGTATTCCTCCGGTTCAAAAATGGATCAATGGCGAACTGAGCCTGAAACAGATAAAGGATGTAAACATTGAAGATGTATTAGGCCGTGATCCTATAAGCCTGGATAAATCCAAGATCAGCAAAGATATTGAAGGAAAAACAATTATGATTACCGGTGCCGCTGGTTCTATTGGAAGCGAACTGACACACCAGATATTACCCTTTTTGCCAAAAAAGCTGGTGTTAGTTGATCAGGCAGAATCAGCATTATATGACCTGGAACTGGAATTATCTGAAATGCCGGTTAAGATAAACTTTGAAACCAGAATATGTAATATTACCAATGCCAACCGGATGGAAAAGATTTTCCGGAACTATAAACCAGATATTGTTTTTCATGCGGCTGCTTATAAGCATGTACCAGTAATGGAAGATAATCCATCAGAAGCGGTACTAACTAATATTCTGGGTACTAAGATTGTAGCCGATCTTTCTGCCAAACATGGAGTAGAAAAATTTGTGATGATATCTACCGATAAGGCTGTAAACCCAACAAGTGTAATGGGAGCATCCAAACGTGTTGCAGAAATTTATATTCAATCTCTCAATAATCACCTTGCCCAGAAACCATCACCTGTTCAACGTACCACCCGATTTATCACGACCAGGTTTGGCAATGTGCTGGGGAGCAATGGTTCTGTTATTCCCAGGTTTAGGAAACAAATTGCGCAGGGAGGGCCAGTTACCATTACCCACCCGGATATTACCCGTTATTTTATGACTATTCCTGAAGCTTGCCAGTTAGTTTTGGAAGCAGGGAGTATGGGTGAAGGAGGGGAGATATTCCTGTTTGATATGGGTAAATCTATCAAAATTGTAGATCTGGCTAAGAAAATGATTAAACTTTCCGGCTTAACACTTGGAAAAGACATTCAACTGGTATTTACTGGTCTGCGCCCTGGCGAAAAATTGTATGAGGAATTACTTAGCAATGAGGAAAATACCAAGCCTACACACCATCCACAGATATTGATTGCCAAAGTACGTAAATATGATTTCCAGTTGATTCAGGAACAACTGATGGATTTATCTAATCTCTTGCCTCTGCATAACAATGAAGCAGTCATTCTTTGTATGAAGAAGATCGTTCCCGAATATATCAGCCAGAATTCAGTGTATGAGAAACTTGATAATCCGCAGCCATCGGTGAATTAA
- the sppA gene encoding signal peptide peptidase SppA: protein MLQFLKFVFATIIGLVIFSFLLLFIVMGIAASASSTDPVKVEANSVLKLKFDKPIVERGRDNPLDELELPFTPEANVGLIQIREAIANAKLDNNIKGIYLEMDMFLDAGYATIEEIRNALIDFKSSGKFITAYGEYYTEKGYYLASVADEIYLHPVGGIELNGISAEVLFLKGTFEKLDIKPEIFKVGEYKSAVEPFFLDKMSEPSRAQTISYLNSINNFTISNISKARKLPVEEVRKLEDSLLIREPEDALKYKLITNLGYYDEVDAAIKKKLKLGSDKKIGFISLSKYLKAEKLLKQGSFDNRIAVIVASGDITSGEGDDNTIGSDKIAAEIRKARLDKKIKAIVLRINSPGGSSLASDVMWREVVEAKKAKPVIASMSDLAASGGYYMAMACDTIVAHPNTITGSIGIFAVLFNVENFLKNKLGMTTDNVKTNKYADLGYPTHTLTDFERNVIQSSVNRGYDIFTSKAAEGRDMPVDSLKKLASGRVWTGLEAKENGLVDVLGGLDDAIAIAAKAAKVDKDFRVRYYPAQKTFIQELFSDMNDEAEERIMESKYGAMTPYVKSLEKIRSWEGIQARLPFDVVLK, encoded by the coding sequence ATGCTTCAATTTCTTAAGTTTGTTTTTGCAACCATCATAGGTTTGGTCATATTTTCTTTCCTACTGCTATTTATTGTGATGGGTATTGCGGCTTCAGCTTCTTCCACCGACCCGGTAAAGGTAGAGGCTAATTCTGTATTAAAACTCAAGTTTGATAAACCCATTGTTGAAAGAGGAAGAGACAATCCCCTGGACGAACTCGAACTCCCTTTTACACCTGAGGCCAATGTGGGGCTAATCCAAATCCGGGAGGCCATTGCCAATGCGAAGTTAGACAATAATATAAAAGGCATTTACCTGGAAATGGATATGTTTCTGGATGCCGGGTATGCTACCATTGAAGAAATTCGCAATGCACTTATAGACTTTAAATCTTCCGGTAAATTTATAACGGCATATGGCGAATACTATACAGAAAAAGGCTATTATCTGGCTTCTGTTGCCGACGAAATTTACCTGCATCCGGTGGGAGGAATTGAACTAAATGGGATCAGTGCGGAAGTTTTATTTTTGAAAGGTACCTTTGAAAAATTGGATATAAAGCCTGAGATTTTTAAAGTGGGAGAATATAAAAGTGCGGTTGAACCATTTTTCCTGGATAAAATGAGTGAACCCAGCCGGGCACAAACCATTTCTTATCTGAACTCCATTAATAATTTTACCATTAGCAATATTTCCAAAGCCAGAAAACTGCCAGTAGAAGAGGTGAGGAAACTGGAAGATTCCTTGCTGATCCGGGAACCAGAAGATGCGCTCAAATATAAACTAATTACCAACCTGGGGTATTATGATGAGGTAGATGCGGCTATTAAGAAAAAGCTCAAACTAGGTTCTGACAAGAAAATAGGCTTTATTAGCTTATCCAAATACCTGAAAGCTGAAAAATTACTTAAACAAGGTAGTTTTGATAACCGCATAGCTGTAATTGTAGCTTCTGGCGATATTACTTCTGGCGAAGGTGATGACAACACCATTGGTTCTGATAAGATAGCCGCTGAAATCCGCAAAGCCCGCCTGGATAAAAAAATAAAGGCTATAGTGTTGCGTATCAATTCACCCGGAGGTAGTTCTTTGGCCTCTGATGTAATGTGGCGGGAAGTAGTAGAGGCTAAAAAAGCAAAACCAGTAATTGCCTCCATGTCTGATCTGGCGGCTTCAGGTGGATATTATATGGCGATGGCTTGCGATACCATTGTGGCGCATCCGAATACCATTACAGGTTCAATAGGTATTTTTGCAGTACTGTTTAATGTAGAGAATTTTCTGAAAAATAAACTCGGCATGACGACGGATAACGTTAAAACCAATAAGTATGCAGATTTAGGTTATCCTACGCATACGCTTACAGATTTTGAAAGAAATGTGATACAGAGCAGTGTAAACAGAGGATATGATATTTTTACCAGCAAAGCAGCAGAAGGCCGTGATATGCCGGTAGATTCTCTCAAAAAGCTAGCTTCCGGCCGGGTGTGGACTGGCTTAGAAGCCAAGGAAAATGGACTGGTAGACGTATTAGGTGGCCTGGATGATGCCATTGCTATTGCGGCCAAGGCAGCTAAAGTAGACAAAGATTTCCGGGTGCGGTATTATCCGGCACAAAAAACATTTATTCAGGAGTTGTTCAGCGATATGAATGATGAGGCCGAAGAAAGAATTATGGAAAGTAAATATGGCGCTATGACTCCTTATGTAAAATCGCTGGAAAAAATCAGAAGCTGGGAAGGAATTCAGGCCAGGCTGCCATTTGATGTGGTATTAAAATAA
- the fabD gene encoding ACP S-malonyltransferase → MRAYIFPGQGSQFTGMGKELYEQSTKARNLFEQANDILGFNITRIMFTGTDEELKQTNVTQPAIFIHSVILASVAEDFRPDMVAGHSLGEFSALVANGTLSFEDGLRLVSQRAEAMQRACELNPSTMAAILGLNDETVERVCAQIDEIVVPANYNCPGQLVISGSMKGIEIACIQLKEAGAKRALPLQVGGAFHSPLMEPAKEQLAVAIEKTFFNTPSCPVYQNVNAQPATDVQTIKANLIAQLTAPVRWTQSVQNMVNDEASTFIECGPGKVLQGLVKKISPEASVASI, encoded by the coding sequence ATGAGAGCATATATTTTTCCTGGTCAGGGATCGCAATTCACTGGCATGGGCAAAGAACTGTACGAGCAATCCACCAAAGCCAGAAACTTGTTTGAGCAAGCCAATGACATTCTCGGATTTAATATCACCCGGATCATGTTTACCGGTACGGATGAAGAACTCAAACAGACCAATGTAACCCAACCAGCCATATTTATACATTCAGTAATATTAGCCAGTGTTGCAGAAGATTTTCGGCCTGATATGGTAGCCGGGCATTCCCTGGGAGAGTTTTCTGCACTGGTAGCTAATGGAACCTTATCCTTTGAAGATGGTTTACGTCTGGTTTCACAACGGGCAGAGGCTATGCAGCGGGCCTGTGAACTCAATCCTTCTACGATGGCAGCTATTTTAGGCCTCAACGACGAAACAGTAGAGAGAGTATGTGCCCAGATCGATGAGATTGTGGTTCCTGCCAACTATAATTGTCCTGGGCAACTGGTGATCTCCGGAAGTATGAAAGGAATTGAGATTGCCTGCATACAACTAAAAGAAGCTGGCGCTAAACGGGCATTGCCTCTGCAGGTAGGAGGGGCTTTTCATTCTCCATTAATGGAACCAGCCAAAGAACAACTGGCAGTAGCCATTGAAAAAACATTTTTTAATACCCCCTCTTGTCCTGTATATCAGAATGTAAATGCACAACCAGCTACAGATGTACAAACTATTAAAGCAAACCTGATTGCACAACTGACTGCCCCGGTACGCTGGACGCAGTCTGTGCAAAACATGGTTAATGATGAAGCAAGTACATTTATTGAATGCGGACCTGGAAAAGTATTGCAAGGATTGGTAAAAAAAATCAGTCCTGAAGCTTCGGTTGCCAGCATCTAA